Genomic window (Xenopus laevis strain J_2021 chromosome 3S, Xenopus_laevis_v10.1, whole genome shotgun sequence):
tgtattaaacacCCTCTTTTTGCTAGCTGACACGGCTAAATTACCTCCTTagttataaagaaaaaagcagcATGAACATAACTATTTTACAACTAGAAGAACAAGCTTAAGAAGTATGGCAGTAAGTTTGCTTATAGGTTTCCTCCAAAACTCCTAGTCACTCTTATACCATAAACTGCCTGTTTTACTAGGAAAGcttttataaaatattctttatacTTTAGCCTCATGAAAAAATGAATTGCCAGCCAATTTCATCTGTGCCTGCttttataaactttataaataaaaggatCAGTTCTTTGACATCAGGTGAATTTACGGTGacattattttctttacataaaaGCAGTTGGTCAACTGTAGGCTGCCAATTTTTACAAGATAAAAATTATATTCACCCACAGACAAACTCTGGCAAGTAGTTTAAAATTTCACAAGAGGTCCTTTGAGCATCCAAGCTGCAGTTCAAATAAGTTCTGCCAAACGAAAAACCGAGATAAGAAACCTCTGTAGTGTTTCAGTGTTCCATTATATGCTTAAATATCAtgcaaatattgcattttaatgcaCAGAAGGCAACTTGTAGCAACAGCCCTAACCATGAGGGGAAAGTGTAAATAGAGGTCAGCAGCCTGTTATTGCAGTTCTGACTAGCTTTCTTCCCCATATCTCCAGGAATATTATTTCATCCCTATTAGAACTCTGATGAACCAAGTAAAAATGTGAGATGTTAGTAAGGAACAAGAGTAAACTCCTGTTAAAAATGTGACCTAAGGCAGTAATCCTAGTggcaaagttaaataaaagtaaaccCTCAACccaatgtaaaattgatcagaACACTCTTTTAAACGCTTTTTGCATTTCACACTAATAATGTATGTTTGTTTTAGATGTTTGTCAGTTTTAAACTATACAACAGCACTACCTGCTTCTCATTTTGTCTGAATTTCAATAGatcggggaggggggggggaagtctgAAGTCACCTGAGGTTTACttgtcagttctaagcaacagtTACAGAAAAAGAATTACAATTTTAAACATGTACCTTGGTGACAAATTTAAACATGTTAACTCCAAAATGGTTGTGTCCCTTCCTTCCACTTGTAATGATCACGGTTCACCAAAAGCCAGGACTTGGCTCCTTTCAGAAATGCTCACGCAGTCCTCAATGATGGGGTGATCTGTAGTGATCCCTGAAGTCAAGAGCCCTGGAATCCAACTCGTATTAtaactagggttgcaacctggctggtaaaaatgatggtagatcccaatgttattaatagggaaaaaagataaatatataggaaggccggtatgttttttttctggaaaaggtggcaaccctaattataacCCTAATCAATCCTTTAGACATGTGGTTTAGACATTAAGGGACACAAAGCCTGAAAGAACAGAATTAGATGTAAAACTGCTCAATAGTAACGACACACAATAATGATTTCTTAGCTGGCATGCAGAATTTGAATTAGTATTATAATTCTGTGTTGCCACTAGAGGGAGTTAAAATTATGTAGAATGGTGCAGTATCATAcagcatattaaaggggtagttcacctttacatttacttttagtatgttatagaatggctaattctaagcaactttacaattgcccttaattttttctttattatagttttttatactatttatttcttctgactctttccagctttcaaatgggggtacccgaccccatctaaaaaaaaaaaagatactctgtaaggctacaaatatattgttattgctactttttgttactcagctttctatttagACTGtcccctattcacattccagtctattattcaaatcaatgcatggttgctagggtaatttggactctagcaaccagactgctgaaattgcaaactgaacagctgccgaataaaaagctaaactcaaaaaacacaaataatgaaaaccaactgcaaaatgtctcggaatatcactccctacatcatactaaaagttcattcacaAAGGTAAAAAACCCTTTAAATGGTAagaacagttaaggtggccatatacaatAAGATCTGCatgtttggcgaggttgccaaatgagaggatctttccccaatatgcctacCAACGGCATGGTGATATCGGGTTAATCAAAACGtctgccctagggccaaatgatcagatcacaacaacgagaatgggctccaacgggtcgtATGActacatcaactagccgatgcggtcctcgatcacaGGAAGAATCAAACCTGctcgatcaatatcaggccaataTTTTTCTGTATGCAGATTGCACACATTTATATGATAatttataaaaacagcacaaagATTGCATGTGAAATCCCTTGTTTTGAATcagcaacaaaaaataaacacacacacaatgataaACGGAAAGAAATGCCTCTGTGCATGTGTCCATAGTTTAAGAACCCATACATTCCAGCTCTTGTAGAGCAGATAACAAGCTTTTAGGCAACTTCAGCTATTAAACAACATGGTTCATGGATGAGAGGAGTTGTTGAAGGTAACAGTATGTGCTAGAAGTTGAAACCTTACCAGAAAACCATAGGGCTTTCTAACATGGAGACCTGCAACCGCTgctaaatagggatgggcgaatttgacccgtttcgcttcgtcaaaaattcgccgccggcgaaatgtcgcagacgcccattaaagtctatgggcgtcaaaaaaagtttgtcgcgctgcaaaactgttttgacgtgcatcttttttttttgacgcacgctgccatacaagtctatgggcgtcattttttcggcgaaacgaggcgaaaaaattcgcccatccctgcagTGCTAAACAAGAACTCCCAAATTACCACCAAGATTTTTATTTAACCATCTCAGACATAAGGGTTTTCCGTAAATAAATTAACAATGCCTCCCTCTAACAATGCAACAAGGTTTTACAACAACTTGATTAGCTTGTTTTGTTTATTGGTGAATTAATGTTATAACCGCAATCTTCTTGGGTTAAGTAGGTTTTGTAAAAGGAAGGTtatcattaaaatacattaaaaagttCAATGTGAGTTAACACTGACAAaacattaaagtaaaactatacccccaaaatgaatacttaagcaacagatagtttatataaaattgaatgacatattaaagaatcttaccaaactggaatatatatttacataaatattgcccttttacatctcttgccttgaaccaccatttcgtgactctatctgtgctgcctcagagatcacctgaccagaaatactacaacactaactgtaacaggaagaagtgaggaagcaaaaggcagaactctgtctgttaattggcccatgtgaccttacatgtggtttgtatgtgtgcacagtgaatcttatgatctcagggggcggcccttattttttaaaatggcatttttctatttatgattacccaatggcacatactactaaaaaagtatattattatgataatggttcatttacatgaagcagggttttacacattagctgttttactcagtatcttttaatagagacctacattgtttggggggtatagttttcctttaataggaagGGTTCAAACACCTCATAAGTTTGATCTAAACACGAGCTATTGCATTGCTTAATGTAAGCCATGTCCAAATAAAGAGGCAAATGAATGTGTTATGTAATTGGTTCAATTACAGGTGTCTAAATGATGTGTATATTTGTTGGCCGTAAGCAAATCAATATGTGGAAGCTATGAGAGTAACTAGAGGTGTCCCATTTCTTAGCCCCTCTGTAAGGCACCAGTCTAGCAATATAAAAAACAGAACCAGGCATCCAGTTGATACAAATTGTTAGACATAGGAGTTGCAGTTCCATAACAGCTGGAATTGAATGAGACTGCCTTTCCCTGCAAATAATTTACGCAATGTTGCAATGATAACTACAAAACTATATTCCCACTGAAACCCGCGGAATCCAAAGTTGACCGGTCTATTTTGTTCGAAGCACTTGTATTCATAAGTAGAACAGAGTCCAGTTAAGTTAGCCAGAAaggaataaatattaaaatctgaCAACTTCCCCACAatatttaaaagctttaaaaattacaaatgaaaaaaaaatgataaagaacTATGGCAATTTTCAGGTTTTTGACTACAGTACATTAATATAATGATTAACCCTGCTGAATTTCAGCAGTACATCAGTAACGGTTTACAGACTGCTTTGAGGGGGTTATCACACAATACCACAAAGCTttgaaaaggagcccccccccccatctcttcATTTTCCAGGAGGGACAGAGGAGGCAGTAAGTCTCACTGCACGCCATTGTTTAAAGACGTTTACCCCAAGAATCTTAGTGCTGCTATCCCAGAGAACCCCAACAATATAAAAATGACTTTTGGCAGGCGCCATTTATTAGAATTGAGTTCATGTGGCAAAATCTCTAGGAAGGTTATATAGACAAAGGTTCCAGCAGCCAAGCCTTCTAGCACACATTGGACCATTCTGTTTTCATCACTTTTGTGCATCACCCCAATACCTATACCGATTCCAAGGGGAGACATAAGTGCAAACATAACAATAGACAGTACAAACCACCGAGTTTGCACACTGCTCTGCAGCAAGAGGAGGGATAGGCTCACTGCGATGATGCTTTTGTGGACAAGAATAGCAACAGCTATCTGTAGAACCTCTGACTGTACATTCTGGAGCCCAATAGCAATCCCTTCAAAGATTGAATGCAGGGACAGTGATATTATGAGTACAAAGGAACGGAAGGAGGAGTGAGCATGGAAATCCACATGGAAGTGGTGCCTTGGGTTCTCGATGTCGTTATGCTGACCGCTGTGTGAATGGCCACGAGGCTGCTCTTGCCTAGCTGGTGAATTAGCATTGCCAGAGAGAAGCGGGGTAGTCTCTTCACTCATGACCTCGCTGCAGTCCAAAACAATACGCTCTACTATCAGAACCATCAGAAATCCAGTGCCTAGAATAAACTCTGGGAGCGGAAAGTCAGTCtaggagataaaaaaaataattaatgaaaaaaatcagttgTGAAAAACATCTTAGTTGAGACTAAAGCATAACAGAGAGCACTGATCATTTCACAACCACTGCTACATTAtgtatatactcgagtacaaGCCGTccccagtataagccgaggtacctaattttacctccaaaaactgggaaagcttattgactcgattataagccgagggtgagaaatgcagcagcttctggtaagtttcaatcaaaaaattgagggtttctgctcccattggaggtgctggcgtctcgtttttggatgccgcgaccattcttggacgccggcgaatattcttggagactattcatggacgccggcgactgtttttgcgcttgacctgagtataagccgaggtagagtttttcagcatattttggaggctgaaaaactcggcttatactcaagtatatacggtaaatacaGCGGGTTATGCAGCACCACTGTGTAGAGCATCAGAACAAATTCATTATGGTCACAGGTAAAGTTGGGGTTTTTCCATTTTTGGCCACTGATCCAAAAAACTATGAAGCACCCACACAACTCACTGGCAatgtacaatttttaaaattttgcatttagCATTCCACATcaaaaaattgtgactttttaaatatgtgaacaTTTAAAATTGCTTAGGGCACTTTTCTGAGCCCTTACcctatatttacattattttcaccCACTTCAAAGCGATTTATTAACTGTTACTATAATGAATTTTATAACAGTCCCACCTCCTGGTCAGTTCCTCCAACTATATGGTCAGAGAGATATTCTCTATATAATAttcacttatataacagtgttgaagaaaaaaaaaaaaatgtaaattgcaaaactaCCTAGAGAAACAACTTAAGCAATTGTACATTCATTTCATTTTAGGAGTACATATACTTTAATGTATTATTGAAGAATTTAAATTCTGTGCAATAAAGATTTCTTAGAAGATACACGTGACGTGTTGtaggtggtgggggggggggggtatcgcTAGTCgatgcactagaagagctgaatttctggtttattatccggaagttcggctcttgaGGTCAGGAATGGCTTTTTTGCCACCCGAGGCAAGATTTTCAGCATGGCAGGTTTGCCTCTGGTGACACATGAAGATTCCGATATGCTATGGAGAAAcaggtttttattagggatgcaccgaatccaggattcggtttgggatacggcctttttcagcaggattcggctgaatccttctactgaaccgaatcctaatttgcatatgcaaattaggggcgggagggaaatcatgtgactgacacaacaaggaaataaaaaaatctaaccttcccacccctaatttgcatatgcaaattaggattcagattcggttcggtatttgatcgaatcttttgagaaggattcgggggttcagccggatccaaaatagtggattcggtgcatccctagtttttatacatACTATTATTTGCTGATTGATCATCTCCTGCTTTATGTCCCTCAGAAAGTCAGGAAGAATATCCAAGAGGCAGGCTGCCAAGAAGACTCCTCCTGCCAGGCAGCTTATGAAGCTTATCCATCTCTGATGCGCCTCTGAAATGGAACAAAGAAATATAATGAAGGCCAGAAGGGAGAGCCTGAAGAACACAGATCCACACGGGCTAGAATACAGTAATGCTTTTCTATGGAGAGCTAAAGTAACTGCTTCTTAAAACAGAAGATACTTATTGCACCCTTATGTACATACCATATTAATGCAGAACCAGAAATCAAAGGATAAGCTCTTTCTAGACAAGACACTTCAATTCCTCGTTATAAGTCCCTGTAACACAGTATCAATTCTGATCCACTGGTTTAATAACACAGATACAACCATAATAAAACAACACGTAGACAGTGTCAGTCATTTTATATCTCACAGGACCTGATTTAGACCAATGGCCTTCTATGTGCAAGACTTGCTGAACAAAGCTTGCCATATATAGGCAGATTTTAGATGCCAATTCAGCCCCTgctttctcatagctctgggctcagattacagcagggaggggggaaaagggagggggagagtactaaactaagcatgctcaagcctgtgccctggaggtttatgctgaaaacaggaagtctgatacagaagcccatgtatacacaatagaaggacagaaaagcggtgtttcttttgacagagaactcagagcagcattactctgacagtttactggtgtatttatatagacctttctgataaagcttacttaattttagccttttcttctccattAACAAGTGCCTATTAGGAACAGATCTATCAGCCACTACAAGGTGGCCATATAAagtaaagatctgctcatttggaaaccttgccaaacaaacagatcttaaAGTGTATGGCAACACCTTTCAGAGCTGAAACACATTATCGCTGCTTCTAAACAGGAGTGACTCTTTGTTATTTGGCAGTTGTTTCTACAATTCCATTATCTACACAAAGGAAAACAATGCTAGCTGTGAATATGATACAAGCTAAGTACATAGAACCATCAATCAAAGGACCATTTGTGTAACTGCATTTCAACAAGATGTATTTTAAAGTTGAATCAACTATACTGGCAATTCTTTTTACTGGGCCAGCACagagatatttttataaacaaaaggAAAATCAGTTTTAGCTTATATAGAACGAAGAACATATTGTCAAACACTTCCCCAAATCACTACCATTGGAAAAATAGATTTGGCTGACAACATCCCTAAAATCGTCTGTAAAAAAACTAGTGAAATCACCTTAAAACAGACATTAATTCTTAAAGAACAAGTAAACTGAAATTCACTGGGGGTCCCAATGTCCTGATAAAGTCCTAATCCatattctactgtgcatgtgtggtGTTCAGGACTTTTTAGGGCAGGAATAGTATAGTACCAAGTGTCACTTCAATGTTATAGATTATattcactggggggtgcctaacgcAACTCCCAGTGAAGTGTATTATACTTTAAATCTTAAAATGCTCACACAAAGGCAAATTTCCATGGATCCCGAGTGGCCAGCATACAGACTAAAGGACTTGAAACTACTTGTAGTTGATTGCAGGTTTTGTTTCACTATTAAACTGGCTTTCTCTAAACCAGTTTAATAGTGAAACAAAACTTGCAATCAACTACAAGTAGTTTCACCAACCAGTAAATATATCTTACACATATCTAAAATCTCTACTTTGCTTCCCACTTCTTTATTTCTTCTGATttgaacagacaaaaaaaaaacaggaccatTGTGTTTAAATGAAAGAAAGGCTTGTAATTAAGAAATTATTCCTTTGGTTGTGCGAGCCGGTTCGGACCAAAGTCATTCAATGTAATTTCATGCAATTTATCCTAAAAACTGGAGAAAACACGCATGACTGGACTGATCTACATAAacctttaaatgcttttcatttattggccaaaCTATTGTTCAGGTTCACAAATCTGCAAACTGGACAAACATTTGAGATCCGAACAGGCCTAAGaaaaactgtttgggtcaaaactgaacaggtggcaaccctaaatgagAATAAAACATTTGGAAATCATTTGTAGGCATAACATTGCTTTTTTAATATATGGGATTATTAGACATCTTGGAAGTAATCCATTAGCATGCTGTGCAATTTGTCATACCACCGCcgagcaataccaaatatattttcCTGAATGTGCAGCCCTCATCACGATCTTGACATTAGAGAATAAACTCACTCTGCAATATGGTTATTAGTGAGTAAGTAGCAGTACCCCATGCTAAAAGTGCTAAAGAATTGCCTAGACTCCTGGTAGCCAAGTATCTGAACTACTACTGTGTGGTTTTGTGTAAATGTTGAGTCTGCATATCAATTCAGAGTTTCAGCATTTCAGAAGATAAGCTCTGCAGCTA
Coding sequences:
- the slc39a1l.S gene encoding zinc transporter ZIP1, yielding MEYLLQVKLGCLFGLLFLTLLFGLVPSRVKCFREGLEREAHQRWISFISCLAGGVFLAACLLDILPDFLRDIKQEMINQQIITDFPLPEFILGTGFLMVLIVERIVLDCSEVMSEETTPLLSGNANSPARQEQPRGHSHSGQHNDIENPRHHFHVDFHAHSSFRSFVLIISLSLHSIFEGIAIGLQNVQSEVLQIAVAILVHKSIIAVSLSLLLLQSSVQTRWFVLSIVMFALMSPLGIGIGIGVMHKSDENRMVQCVLEGLAAGTFVYITFLEILPHELNSNKWRLPKVIFILLGFSGIAALRFLG